One window of Posidoniimonas polymericola genomic DNA carries:
- a CDS encoding endo-beta-N-acetylglucosaminidase, with product MRRSDGWRLRGAVGVTLGLMMAGTCGAQLPGQPYANYWKPDTAPNSLASYNPAADPDAPFNLGSVPLATRFSNPALQANPHARPGEARVMSLAAFAPTSNNPSQGANDSRYYAFSNWQYVDSLVFWGGSAGEGNILAPNGPVIDAAHRNGVPVYGNIFFPPNVFGGSIDRLEDLVQTAPDGSYPQADKLIEIAERHRFDGWFVNQETNGASSALASQTRGFLRYLQSKSDLEIVWYDSMIESGPISWQGALNSSNDEYFEVAGRRNIRISDSMFLDFRWSESRLASSNTLATELGRDPYELYAGVNVEGAGWNQTGEPLDQIFPEGQPHRTSVGFYRPEWTLNNSGDMSDFQSRDTRFWSGAAQDPSDTSGTVGNAGWKGIAHYVPERSPITGGPFVTNFNLGQGSNYYIDGRSSRRGDWNNLSLQDITPTWRWLIENNSSTLTPEFDFTDAFYGGSSLRVHGGLNEPTDLRLYMTNLPVSADTNLQIALKTGLANAASGVQVLVAFADNPTALVPLSLGDTTTSGWDLQTVPLGQYAGKTIAQIGLRFDGQDPDYDVRVGRLGVIEGEPDVPAAPSDVTMSDYGVIDSNSVTLRLHWEHSPDYAPDASNEVYYYNLFATNIRGVREFLGGTLNNSFFVRGLDRFRNDPSTRIEVVAVGNEFGVSEPASFLFSWVNPDGLPGDFNRDGVVDAADYTVWRDNLGASEDGGVLGGNGAGGTVGADDYDLWRSNFGAALPTGSESAQVPEPTGVALSIGLALAASGRRGERRQTAPANSRA from the coding sequence ATGAGGCGGTCCGACGGTTGGCGGTTGCGCGGCGCAGTGGGCGTCACGCTGGGTTTGATGATGGCGGGAACCTGCGGCGCCCAGCTGCCAGGACAGCCGTACGCCAACTACTGGAAGCCCGACACGGCGCCCAACTCGCTGGCGAGCTACAACCCGGCCGCCGACCCCGACGCGCCGTTCAACCTCGGCAGCGTGCCCCTCGCTACCCGCTTCTCCAACCCGGCGCTGCAGGCCAACCCGCACGCCCGGCCGGGCGAGGCCCGCGTGATGTCGCTGGCGGCGTTCGCGCCAACGTCCAACAACCCGTCACAGGGCGCCAACGATTCTCGCTACTACGCGTTCAGCAACTGGCAGTACGTCGATTCGCTGGTCTTCTGGGGCGGCTCGGCGGGCGAGGGAAACATCCTCGCGCCCAACGGCCCGGTGATTGACGCCGCGCACCGCAACGGGGTGCCGGTCTACGGCAACATCTTCTTCCCCCCCAACGTGTTCGGCGGGTCGATCGACCGGCTGGAAGACCTGGTGCAGACCGCGCCCGACGGGTCCTACCCGCAGGCGGACAAGCTGATCGAGATCGCCGAGCGTCACCGGTTTGACGGCTGGTTCGTCAACCAAGAGACCAACGGCGCCAGCAGCGCCCTGGCGAGCCAGACCCGCGGTTTCCTCCGCTACCTGCAGAGCAAGAGCGACCTGGAGATCGTGTGGTACGACTCGATGATCGAGTCCGGTCCAATCTCTTGGCAGGGCGCCCTCAACAGCAGCAACGACGAGTACTTCGAAGTGGCCGGACGCCGCAACATCCGGATCAGCGACAGCATGTTCCTCGACTTCCGCTGGAGCGAGAGCCGCCTGGCCAGCTCCAACACGCTCGCGACCGAATTGGGACGCGACCCGTACGAGCTGTACGCGGGCGTCAACGTCGAGGGCGCCGGCTGGAACCAGACCGGCGAGCCGCTCGACCAGATCTTCCCGGAGGGGCAGCCCCACCGCACCTCGGTTGGGTTTTACCGCCCGGAGTGGACGCTCAACAACTCCGGCGACATGTCCGACTTCCAAAGCCGCGACACGCGGTTCTGGTCCGGCGCAGCACAAGACCCGAGCGACACCTCCGGCACGGTCGGCAACGCGGGCTGGAAGGGAATCGCCCACTACGTGCCGGAACGGTCGCCGATTACGGGCGGCCCGTTTGTCACCAACTTCAACTTGGGCCAAGGCTCCAACTACTACATCGACGGCCGGTCGAGCCGCCGCGGCGACTGGAACAACCTCAGCCTGCAAGACATCACGCCGACCTGGCGGTGGTTGATCGAGAACAACAGCAGCACCCTCACCCCCGAGTTCGACTTCACCGACGCTTTTTACGGCGGCAGCAGCCTCCGCGTGCACGGCGGCCTGAACGAGCCAACCGACCTGCGGCTCTACATGACCAACCTGCCGGTCTCCGCGGACACCAACCTGCAGATCGCGCTGAAGACCGGCCTGGCCAACGCCGCGTCCGGCGTGCAGGTGCTGGTCGCGTTCGCCGACAACCCCACGGCGCTGGTGCCCCTCTCGCTGGGCGACACGACCACCTCGGGCTGGGACCTCCAGACCGTGCCGCTGGGGCAGTACGCCGGCAAGACCATCGCCCAGATCGGACTGCGGTTCGACGGGCAAGACCCCGACTACGACGTCCGCGTCGGTCGACTCGGCGTGATCGAGGGCGAACCCGACGTGCCCGCCGCGCCGTCCGACGTCACCATGAGCGACTACGGCGTCATCGACTCCAACAGCGTCACGCTCCGCCTGCACTGGGAGCACTCGCCCGACTACGCGCCCGACGCGTCGAACGAGGTCTACTACTACAACCTGTTTGCGACCAACATCCGCGGGGTCCGCGAGTTCCTCGGGGGCACGCTGAACAACTCGTTCTTCGTCCGCGGGCTGGATCGGTTCCGCAACGACCCCAGCACACGGATCGAGGTCGTGGCGGTCGGCAACGAGTTTGGGGTCTCGGAGCCGGCGAGCTTCTTGTTCAGCTGGGTCAACCCCGACGGCCTGCCGGGCGACTTCAACCGTGACGGCGTCGTGGACGCCGCCGACTACACCGTCTGGCGAGACAACCTCGGCGCCTCAGAAGACGGCGGCGTGCTGGGCGGCAACGGCGCCGGCGGCACGGTCGGCGCCGACGACTACGACCTGTGGCGGAGCAACTTCGGCGCTGCCTTACCCACCGGATCCGAGTCGGCCCAGGTCCCCGAACCGACCGGCGTCGCCCTGTCTATCGGGCTAGCGCTCGCCGCTAGCGGGAGGCGTGGCGAACGGCGCCAAACGGCGCCCGCTAATTCGCGGGCGTGA
- a CDS encoding cytochrome P460 family protein has product MNHSFDPRLVSTAICLSALAMTVAGCSADRYDNPAGPNSTPPTDSISVEAAASGYETMNLMTAEPAVVNAELSALCVGVNDYHAAQARGRSGPHAHTAIKVYMNDSAANHFRGQQAPYPVGSIIVKEKQGMPYQDTTHDPWTEAHTHGGVGGMIKRVPGYNPLHGDWEYFYREDSNGLEQGKIASCISCHDNAADRDCVFGGWDKPPLSNSQ; this is encoded by the coding sequence ATGAATCATTCCTTCGATCCGCGGTTGGTTTCCACAGCCATTTGCCTTTCGGCGCTGGCGATGACAGTCGCCGGGTGTAGCGCGGACCGGTACGATAACCCAGCCGGGCCAAACTCCACGCCCCCTACCGACTCGATTTCAGTCGAAGCAGCAGCGAGCGGCTACGAGACCATGAACCTGATGACTGCCGAGCCGGCGGTAGTCAACGCGGAACTGTCTGCACTTTGCGTCGGCGTGAACGACTACCATGCCGCACAGGCAAGGGGGCGTTCCGGCCCACATGCGCACACGGCGATCAAGGTCTACATGAACGACTCCGCCGCGAATCACTTCCGGGGTCAGCAAGCACCGTATCCTGTCGGCTCGATTATCGTAAAGGAGAAGCAAGGCATGCCTTACCAGGACACAACGCACGACCCCTGGACAGAGGCTCACACGCACGGCGGGGTTGGCGGGATGATTAAACGAGTCCCCGGCTACAACCCGCTTCACGGCGACTGGGAGTACTTCTACAGGGAAGATTCGAACGGCCTGGAGCAAGGCAAGATCGCGTCGTGCATCTCCTGCCACGACAACGCCGCCGATCGCGACTGCGTGTTTGGTGGTTGGGACAAGCCACCGCTGAGCAATAGCCAGTAG
- a CDS encoding outer membrane protein assembly factor BamB family protein: protein MLRAVLVLTAGVALAGVAAAGDLITNAQARRQGLVREWFSQARVDPARSHVENVALKGDRLYVLTSAGALQSFDAGTGELMWSSQVGNPAYPSMGPVATPTHVAVVNGGEVYVLDRENGNIVLERTTASGIAAAPAISSGYVYVPQFSGRVDAFPIGESLPVPWYFTSAGRIFEDAVSSAKSIVWSTDRGHLYVADPDAGSVRFRFESTQPIVAPASMQQGAIFAASLDGYVYSLNEVNGSQNWRYACGAPVTKSPIALGETLMVVSDEPALHCLDAETGRVKWISKGVSQFVSASPNRIYGLDRIGNMVVLDAEHGTIRSRAAIAGIYHAVLNEQTDRLFLFTDNGLLQCLHEVGLDEPVMHATKVVDPDAAEQPADKADEAVEDEPMADEPADEPMPEDEPETPDPFGGGGIDPFRGGGESDPFGGGGGDPFGGGGDDPFN from the coding sequence GTGCTGCGTGCTGTTCTCGTCCTCACCGCCGGTGTGGCGTTGGCCGGGGTCGCCGCAGCGGGCGACCTGATCACCAACGCCCAGGCCCGGCGGCAAGGCCTGGTGCGCGAGTGGTTCTCCCAGGCCCGCGTCGACCCGGCCCGCAGCCACGTCGAGAACGTAGCGCTCAAGGGCGACCGGTTGTACGTGCTGACCTCGGCGGGCGCCCTGCAATCGTTTGACGCCGGGACGGGCGAGCTGATGTGGTCGTCGCAGGTCGGCAACCCGGCGTACCCGAGCATGGGTCCTGTCGCGACGCCCACCCATGTGGCTGTGGTCAACGGCGGCGAGGTCTACGTGCTGGACCGAGAGAACGGCAATATCGTCTTGGAGCGTACGACCGCGAGCGGCATCGCCGCGGCGCCGGCCATCTCGTCGGGTTACGTGTACGTGCCGCAGTTCAGCGGCCGAGTAGACGCCTTCCCGATTGGCGAGAGCCTGCCGGTGCCCTGGTACTTCACCTCGGCGGGGCGGATCTTCGAAGACGCGGTGTCGAGCGCGAAGAGCATTGTCTGGTCGACCGACCGCGGTCACCTGTACGTGGCCGACCCGGACGCCGGCAGCGTGCGGTTCCGTTTCGAGTCGACCCAGCCGATTGTGGCCCCGGCCTCGATGCAGCAGGGGGCCATCTTCGCCGCCTCGCTCGACGGCTACGTCTACTCGCTCAACGAGGTGAACGGCTCGCAGAACTGGCGCTACGCCTGCGGCGCGCCGGTCACCAAGTCGCCCATCGCCCTGGGCGAAACGCTGATGGTGGTCTCGGACGAACCGGCGCTGCACTGCCTCGACGCCGAGACCGGTCGGGTCAAGTGGATCTCCAAGGGGGTCAGCCAGTTTGTCAGCGCCAGCCCCAACCGCATCTACGGCCTGGACCGGATCGGCAACATGGTCGTGCTGGACGCCGAGCACGGGACGATCCGCAGCCGCGCCGCGATCGCGGGGATCTACCACGCCGTGCTCAACGAGCAGACCGACCGCCTGTTCCTGTTTACCGACAACGGCCTGCTGCAGTGCCTGCACGAAGTCGGGCTCGACGAGCCCGTCATGCACGCCACGAAGGTGGTTGATCCCGACGCCGCAGAACAGCCCGCCGACAAGGCGGACGAGGCGGTCGAAGACGAGCCGATGGCCGATGAGCCAGCCGACGAGCCCATGCCCGAGGACGAGCCCGAGACGCCCGACCCGTTCGGCGGCGGGGGAATCGACCCGTTTCGCGGCGGTGGCGAGAGCGACCCGTTCGGCGGTGGCGGCGGCGACCCGTTTGGCGGCGGGGGCGACGACCCATTCAACTAG
- a CDS encoding tetratricopeptide repeat protein, translating to MATRTAALAFSLNLLLALVATPVALAQDEQAPSSPGQADLDQAIELKINATDLSELNKVIELLDSATDKGLDEENADFAKEMLVGSLLQRASSLSGVLLKQASGDPRRNPQWLQLRMMAVNDLRRIVTLNPNQTDAWLLLGRLQSMPRPLGDPTAARDALTRVIDAPEVEPEKRAQAYALRGVTRSDQNDRIADLDKAVELEPKKVEYLVLRARQLQAADRTEDALADVEKAIEIDAENPSIFQLKALLLISEEKLDEAMESFDKAAELAPEDITSYQLRSQLFEKMGDPEKALAQIDKAIELKPDSAGARLLKVNLLIKAERLDDALAAVDELLELRPGLVQGLMIRAQLLEGLERHDEALAVLEKLAEALPEQPEVHLQLAAHYMDNQQPTRAIEELTKVLDVAPDNQVALRLRGDMYLSVGKHPEAIADFAKAYEQNPDDSGLLNNYAWTLATSPFDELRNGERAVELAKQACELTDYKAPHILSTLAAAYSETGDFETAIEWSTKAVQMSEEAGPNPMTEELSKELASYMAGKPWRELQQEEDLDPLTEDPGDMPSEEDAPAPARSLDF from the coding sequence ATGGCCACCCGGACCGCTGCGCTCGCATTCTCGCTGAACCTGCTGCTGGCGCTCGTCGCCACGCCCGTCGCCCTCGCCCAGGACGAACAGGCCCCCTCCAGCCCCGGCCAAGCCGACCTGGACCAGGCGATCGAGCTGAAGATCAACGCCACGGACCTCAGCGAGCTCAACAAGGTGATCGAGCTGCTCGACTCGGCCACCGACAAGGGCCTGGACGAAGAGAACGCCGACTTCGCCAAGGAGATGCTGGTCGGCTCGCTGCTGCAGCGGGCGTCGTCGCTCAGCGGCGTGCTGCTGAAGCAGGCCTCGGGCGACCCGCGGCGGAACCCCCAGTGGCTGCAGCTGCGGATGATGGCGGTCAACGACCTGCGGCGGATCGTCACCCTCAACCCCAACCAGACCGACGCCTGGCTGCTGCTCGGCCGGCTGCAGTCGATGCCCCGCCCGCTGGGCGACCCGACCGCCGCCCGCGACGCCCTCACCCGCGTGATCGACGCCCCCGAGGTCGAGCCCGAGAAGCGCGCCCAGGCGTACGCGTTGCGCGGCGTGACGCGCAGCGACCAGAACGACCGCATCGCCGACCTCGACAAGGCGGTCGAGCTCGAGCCAAAAAAGGTGGAGTACCTGGTGCTCCGCGCCCGCCAACTGCAGGCGGCCGACCGGACCGAAGACGCGTTGGCCGACGTCGAGAAGGCGATTGAGATCGACGCCGAGAACCCCTCCATCTTCCAGCTCAAGGCGTTGCTGCTGATCTCCGAGGAGAAGCTCGACGAGGCGATGGAGAGCTTCGACAAGGCGGCCGAGCTTGCGCCCGAGGACATCACCTCCTACCAGCTCCGCAGCCAGCTGTTCGAGAAGATGGGCGACCCCGAGAAGGCGCTCGCCCAGATCGACAAGGCGATCGAGCTGAAACCAGACAGCGCCGGGGCCCGGCTGCTGAAGGTCAACCTGCTGATCAAGGCCGAGCGGCTCGACGACGCCCTGGCGGCGGTCGACGAGCTGCTCGAGCTCCGCCCCGGCCTGGTCCAGGGGCTGATGATCCGCGCGCAGCTGCTCGAAGGCCTCGAACGCCACGACGAGGCGCTCGCCGTGCTCGAGAAGCTCGCCGAGGCGCTCCCCGAGCAGCCGGAGGTGCACCTGCAGCTCGCCGCCCACTACATGGACAACCAGCAGCCGACCCGCGCCATCGAGGAGCTCACCAAGGTGCTCGACGTCGCGCCGGACAACCAGGTGGCGCTGCGGCTCCGCGGCGACATGTACCTCTCGGTCGGCAAGCACCCCGAGGCGATCGCCGACTTCGCCAAGGCGTACGAGCAGAACCCGGACGACTCCGGACTGCTGAACAACTACGCCTGGACCCTGGCCACCAGCCCGTTCGACGAGCTCCGCAACGGCGAGCGCGCCGTAGAGCTCGCCAAGCAGGCGTGCGAGCTGACCGACTACAAGGCCCCGCACATCCTCAGCACGCTGGCCGCGGCCTACTCCGAAACCGGCGACTTTGAGACCGCCATCGAGTGGTCGACCAAGGCGGTGCAGATGTCCGAGGAGGCCGGCCCCAACCCAATGACCGAGGAGCTCAGCAAGGAGCTCGCCAGCTACATGGCCGGCAAGCCGTGGCGCGAACTGCAGCAGGAAGAGGACCTCGACCCGCTGACCGAAGACCCCGGCGACATGCCCAGCGAGGAAGACGCCCCCGCCCCGGCGCGGTCGCTCGACTTCTAG
- a CDS encoding secondary thiamine-phosphate synthase enzyme YjbQ encodes MKSFRKELWFNLPARMEFVNITSDVDECVRESGVQEGMALVNAMHITASVFINDDEPGLKRDYKKWLEELAPFDASPERYHHNRTGEDNADAHHKRQIMGREVVVAITEGKLDFGPWEQIFYGEFDGRRRKRVLVKIIGD; translated from the coding sequence ATGAAGTCCTTCCGCAAAGAACTCTGGTTCAACCTCCCCGCCCGGATGGAGTTTGTGAACATCACGTCGGACGTCGACGAGTGCGTCCGCGAGAGCGGGGTCCAGGAGGGCATGGCGCTGGTGAACGCGATGCACATCACCGCCAGCGTGTTCATCAACGACGACGAGCCCGGTCTGAAGCGGGACTACAAGAAGTGGCTCGAGGAGCTGGCGCCGTTCGACGCGTCGCCCGAGCGGTACCACCACAACCGCACCGGCGAGGACAACGCCGACGCGCACCACAAGCGGCAGATCATGGGCCGCGAGGTGGTGGTGGCCATTACCGAAGGGAAGTTGGACTTTGGGCCCTGGGAGCAGATCTTCTACGGCGAGTTCGACGGCCGGCGGCGGAAACGCGTGCTGGTGAAGATCATCGGGGATTGA
- a CDS encoding multiheme c-type cytochrome, which translates to MPGQTSLLRRWPILVVVLLLLIGAGVWADWRRAAPPDALAKATFVGRQSCVECHQAEHDDWLGSHHDRAMELATDEAVLGDFTDAVYERRGVTTRFFRDGDRYMVNTEGPDGENHDYEIKYTFGLTPLQQYMVEFPDGRVQVLRVSWDTLKKEWFYVYPPDVTDERLPPDDPLHWTGVAQNWNTTCAECHSTNLQKNYDLATDTYHTTYDEIDVSCEECHGPGSLHIELAGRNSLFWDRTHGYGLAKLKSLDSEPQIQTCAKCHSRRLEVHAGFRPGPNFMNHYEPTPLYEGLYHADGQIQDEVYVYGSFLQSKMHAKNVRCTDCHNPHSLKLKFDGNALCAQCHVPAQYDTPAHHHHKSDTPGASCVECHMPETIYMVVDPRRDHSIRIPRPDLSVELGTPNACNKCHTEPFENAQWAADAVEKWYGPTRRDDPHWAHAMAAGRAGQPEGEELLKAVYDRETTPAIVKATAVELMTQYNGLQAEVVRQRALKDFDPLVRLSGVRASNPEGVAGMVETFAPMLTDPVRSVRIEAARRLAPLPDDAFTSQQFIDRKAGLEEYRQEQNLHIERAAAHNNLAELARAQGDLTTAAKEYRIAMRLEPYLAGPRRYLAEVLSNTGGDPADIQRLYTEETPLLERDTKLAPTNASLWYELGRSRVVTGDYSGATDAFYQACELAPNEYRFRLMMSLALERLYQTTGDPRRFDEAVASLRKLEALNRESPDAKGILQRMIQARRAIEAATREQPDRGQPSRDQPTDDRDDTAEQAPTDEQPPPATDAPSQTTDATPDAEADR; encoded by the coding sequence ATGCCCGGCCAGACCTCTCTACTCCGACGCTGGCCGATCCTGGTGGTTGTGCTGCTCCTGCTGATTGGCGCTGGGGTGTGGGCCGACTGGCGGCGCGCGGCCCCGCCCGACGCCCTCGCCAAGGCGACCTTCGTCGGCCGGCAGTCGTGCGTCGAGTGCCACCAGGCCGAGCACGACGACTGGCTTGGCAGCCACCACGACCGGGCGATGGAGCTGGCCACCGACGAGGCCGTGCTCGGCGACTTCACCGACGCCGTCTACGAGCGGCGGGGCGTCACGACGCGGTTCTTCCGCGACGGCGACCGCTACATGGTCAACACCGAGGGCCCCGACGGCGAGAACCACGACTACGAGATCAAGTACACGTTCGGCCTCACGCCGCTGCAGCAGTACATGGTCGAGTTCCCCGACGGCCGCGTGCAGGTGCTGCGGGTCTCGTGGGACACGCTCAAGAAGGAGTGGTTCTACGTCTACCCGCCCGACGTCACGGACGAGCGCCTCCCGCCCGACGACCCGCTGCACTGGACCGGCGTCGCGCAGAACTGGAACACCACCTGCGCCGAGTGCCACTCCACCAACCTCCAGAAGAACTACGACCTGGCGACCGACACCTACCACACCACCTACGACGAGATCGACGTCAGCTGCGAGGAGTGCCACGGGCCCGGCAGCCTGCACATCGAGCTGGCGGGCCGCAACTCGCTGTTCTGGGACCGCACGCACGGCTACGGTCTGGCGAAGCTCAAGTCGCTCGACTCCGAGCCGCAGATCCAGACCTGCGCCAAGTGCCACTCGCGTCGGCTCGAGGTGCACGCCGGCTTCCGGCCCGGCCCCAACTTCATGAACCACTACGAGCCGACCCCGCTGTACGAAGGTCTGTACCACGCCGACGGGCAGATCCAGGACGAGGTGTACGTGTACGGCTCGTTCCTGCAGAGCAAGATGCACGCGAAGAACGTCCGCTGCACGGACTGCCACAACCCCCACTCGCTCAAGCTCAAGTTCGACGGCAACGCCCTGTGCGCTCAGTGCCACGTGCCGGCCCAGTACGACACGCCGGCCCACCACCACCACAAATCGGACACGCCCGGGGCGAGCTGCGTCGAGTGCCACATGCCAGAGACTATCTACATGGTGGTCGACCCGCGGCGGGACCACAGCATCCGCATCCCGCGGCCCGACTTGTCGGTCGAGCTCGGCACGCCCAACGCCTGCAACAAGTGCCACACCGAGCCGTTCGAGAACGCCCAGTGGGCGGCCGACGCGGTCGAGAAGTGGTACGGCCCCACCCGCCGCGACGACCCGCACTGGGCGCACGCCATGGCCGCCGGCCGCGCCGGGCAGCCCGAGGGCGAGGAGCTGCTCAAAGCGGTCTACGACCGCGAGACCACGCCCGCCATCGTCAAGGCGACCGCGGTCGAGCTGATGACGCAGTACAACGGCCTGCAGGCCGAGGTCGTGCGTCAGCGGGCGCTGAAGGACTTCGACCCGCTGGTGCGGCTGTCGGGCGTGCGGGCGTCGAACCCCGAAGGGGTCGCCGGCATGGTCGAGACCTTCGCCCCGATGCTTACCGACCCGGTCCGCTCGGTGCGGATCGAAGCCGCCCGCCGGCTCGCCCCGCTGCCGGACGACGCGTTCACCAGCCAGCAGTTCATCGACCGCAAGGCGGGGCTCGAGGAGTACCGCCAGGAGCAGAACCTGCACATCGAGCGGGCCGCAGCCCACAACAACCTGGCCGAGCTGGCCCGCGCCCAGGGCGACCTCACCACCGCCGCCAAGGAGTACCGCATCGCGATGCGGCTCGAGCCGTACCTGGCGGGCCCGCGGCGGTACCTGGCCGAGGTGCTCTCCAACACGGGCGGCGACCCGGCCGACATCCAGCGGCTCTACACCGAAGAGACCCCATTGCTCGAGCGGGACACCAAGCTCGCACCAACCAATGCCAGCCTGTGGTACGAGCTCGGCCGCTCGCGGGTCGTGACGGGCGACTACTCGGGGGCGACCGACGCGTTCTATCAGGCGTGCGAGCTGGCGCCGAACGAATACCGCTTCCGGCTGATGATGTCGCTCGCGTTGGAACGGCTCTACCAGACGACGGGCGACCCACGCCGCTTCGACGAGGCCGTGGCGTCGCTCCGCAAGCTCGAGGCGCTCAACCGCGAGAGCCCCGACGCCAAGGGGATCCTGCAACGGATGATTCAGGCCCGACGGGCGATCGAGGCTGCCACCCGCGAGCAACCCGACCGCGGGCAACCCAGCAGGGATCAGCCTACCGACGACCGGGACGACACTGCGGAACAAGCCCCGACTGACGAGCAGCCCCCGCCCGCAACGGACGCCCCGTCACAGACCACCGACGCCACGCCAGACGCGGAAGCAGACCGGTAG
- the ychF gene encoding redox-regulated ATPase YchF translates to MEAGIVGLPNVGKSTLFNALTAAGIASENYPFCTIEPNVGAVAVPDPRLDTIQGFIKTQKVIPAILQLVDIAGIVRGASEGEGLGNKFLTHIRNVDAIVHVVRCFEDGDIIHVDGSVDPIRDIETIDTELMLADMQSVEQMADKAKRTARTGDKDAKRRVALLEKCKELLDDGKPVRGLQLDDPADRKEFAMLQLLTAKRVLYVANVEEDDLAGEGPLVQKVRDRAAAEGGEVVAVCARLESELIELDPEDRAEMLESVGLKEPALAVLARGIYTLLGLQSYFTAGEKEVRAWTIPEGATAPQGAGVIHTDFERGFIRAEVYALSDLEEYKSEKAIREAGKLRVEGKEYVLKDGDICHFLFNV, encoded by the coding sequence ATGGAAGCCGGAATTGTCGGGCTGCCGAACGTCGGCAAGAGCACCCTGTTCAACGCGCTGACGGCCGCCGGCATCGCGAGCGAAAACTACCCGTTCTGCACGATCGAGCCCAATGTCGGCGCGGTCGCCGTGCCCGACCCGCGGCTCGACACTATCCAGGGCTTCATCAAGACCCAGAAGGTGATCCCGGCCATCCTGCAGCTGGTCGACATCGCCGGCATCGTGCGGGGGGCGTCCGAGGGCGAGGGCCTGGGCAACAAGTTCCTGACGCACATCCGCAATGTCGACGCCATCGTGCACGTGGTCCGCTGCTTCGAGGACGGCGACATTATCCACGTCGACGGCTCGGTCGACCCGATCCGCGACATCGAGACCATCGACACCGAGCTGATGCTGGCGGACATGCAGTCGGTCGAGCAGATGGCCGACAAGGCGAAACGGACCGCCCGCACCGGCGACAAGGACGCCAAACGCCGCGTCGCGCTCCTGGAGAAGTGCAAGGAGCTGCTGGACGACGGCAAGCCGGTCCGCGGGCTGCAGCTCGACGACCCGGCCGACCGCAAGGAGTTCGCCATGCTCCAGCTGCTGACCGCCAAGCGGGTGCTGTACGTGGCCAACGTCGAGGAGGACGACCTGGCCGGCGAGGGCCCGCTGGTCCAGAAGGTCCGCGACCGGGCCGCCGCGGAGGGGGGCGAGGTCGTGGCGGTCTGCGCCCGGCTGGAGTCGGAACTGATCGAGCTCGACCCCGAAGACCGGGCCGAGATGCTCGAGAGCGTCGGCCTCAAGGAGCCGGCGCTGGCGGTGCTAGCGCGGGGCATCTACACGCTGCTCGGCCTGCAGAGCTACTTCACCGCCGGGGAGAAAGAGGTCCGGGCCTGGACAATCCCCGAAGGGGCAACTGCCCCCCAGGGAGCGGGCGTAATCCACACCGATTTCGAGCGGGGGTTCATCCGGGCGGAGGTCTACGCCCTGTCCGATCTAGAGGAGTACAAGAGCGAGAAAGCGATCCGTGAGGCCGGCAAGCTGCGGGTCGAAGGGAAGGAATACGTGCTAAAAGACGGCGATATCTGCCATTTTCTGTTCAATGTGTAG